A single genomic interval of Scatophagus argus isolate fScaArg1 chromosome 22, fScaArg1.pri, whole genome shotgun sequence harbors:
- the opn1sw1 gene encoding opsin-1, short-wave-sensitive 1 → MGKHFHLYENISKVSPFEGPQYYLAPQWAFHLQTIFMGFVLFAGTPLNFIVLLVTLKYKKLRVPLNYILVNISVAGFIFVTFSVSQVFVSTMKGYYFLGHTMCALESAMGSTAGLVTSWSLAVLSFERYLVICKPFGAFKFGSNHALAAVAFTWFMGISCAIPPFFGWSRYIPEGLGCSCGPDWYTHNEEFNCSSYTNFLMVTCFIAPLSIIIFSYSQLLGALRAVAAQQTESVSTQKAEKEVSRMIVVMVGSFIICYGPYALAALYFAYSADENKDYRLVTIPAFFSKSSCVYNPLIYAFMNKQFNTCIMETVFGKKMDESSEASSKTEVSSVSK, encoded by the exons ATGGGGAAACATTTCCACTTGTATGAGAACATTTCTAAAGTGAGTCCCTTTGAGGGGCCCCAGTATTACCTGGCCCCTCAGTGGGCCTTTCACCTTCAGACCATCTTCATGGGCTTCGTCCTGTTCGCTGGAACACCTTTAAACTTTATTGTTCTCCTTGTGACGCTCAAGTACAAGAAGCTCAGAGTCCCTCTGAACTACATACTGGTCAACATCTCCGTCGCAGGATTCATCTTTGTCACCTTCTCCGTCAGTCAGGTGTTCGTCTCCACAATGAAGGGTTACTATTTCCTGGGACACACCATGTGTGCCCTGGAGTCGGCCATGGGATCTACAGCAG GATTGGTGACATCCTGGTCTTTGGCTGTCTTATCCTTTGAAAGATACCTGGTCATCTGTAAACCGTTTGGAGCCTTTAAGTTTGGCAGTAACCACGCTCTGGCTGCTGTTGCCTTCACCTGGTTCATGGGGATCAGCTGTGCCATCCCACCTTTCTTTGGTTGGAGCAG GTACATCCCTGAGGGTTTGGGTTGCTCCTGTGGACCTGACTGGTACACTCACAACGAGGAATTTAACTGCAGCAGCTACACAAATTTCCTGATGGTGACCTGCTTCATCGCTCCACTTAGCATCATAATTTTCTCCTACTCGCAGCTACTGGGTGCTCTGAGGGCT gtAGCAGCCCAGCAGACAGAGTCAGTCTCCACCCAGAAGGCAGAGAAGGAAGTATCAAGAATGATCGTCGTAATGGTGGGATCCTTCATCATCTGTTATGGTCCGTATGCTCTTGCAGCTCTTTATTTTGCCTActcagcagatgaaaacaaagattaTCGACTTGTCACCATCCCAGCATTTTTCTCCAAGAGCTCGTGTGTCTACAACCCCCTCATCTATGCCTTTATGAACAAACAG TTTAACACCTGCATCATGGAGACAGTCTTTGGAAAGAAAATGGACGAATCATCTGAAGCTTCCTCCAAGACAGAGGTGTCCTCAGTGTCCAAATAA
- the calua gene encoding calumenin-A, translating into MFRHFLMCFALCIVYGSSKPTERKSRVHDEEPLSNLEHDDNKNYDYDHEAFLGQEEAKTFDQLPPEESKRRLSVIVDKMDSNKDGFISEEELKVWIKNAQKKHIYSSVERQWKDFDMNHDGLISWDEYKNVTYGSYLDSPQPDSEYNYTHMMWRDERRFRAADRNGDTTADKHEFTAFLHPEDHEHMKDVVVQETIEDIDRNGDGFIDLQEYIGDMYTADDKEEEPEWVTTERQQFSEFRDKNHDGKMDKEETLDWILPSDYDHAEAEAKHLLHESDKNQDGKLAKKEILDKYDVFVGSQVTDFGEALMRHDEF; encoded by the exons ATGTTTCGTCACTTCCTGATGTGTTTTGCCCTCTGCATCGTCTACGGCAGCAGTAAGCCAACAGAAAGGAAGAGTCGAGTTCACGACGAAGAACCGCTCAGCAATCTTGAGCATGATGACAACAAAAACTACGACTATGACCATGAAGCTTTTCTGGGTCAAGAAGAGGCCAAAACCTTTGACCAGCTCCCCCCAGAGGAGAGCAAACGGAGGCTCAG TGTCATCGTGGACAAAATGGATAGCAACAAAGATGGTTTTATCtctgaggaggagctgaaggttTGGATCAAAAATGCTCAGAAGAAGCACATTTATAGCAGCGTGGAGCGCCAATGGAAAGACTTCGACATGAACCATGACGGTCTGATCAGCTGGGACGAGTACAAGAACGTCACATATGGGAGTTATCTGG ACAGCCCTCAGCCAGACTCAGAGtacaactacacacacatgaTGTGGAGGGACGAGAGACGATTCAGAGCCGCAGACAGAAATGGAGACACGACTGCAGACAAACATGAGTTCACGGCTTTTCTTCATCCTGAAGACCACGAACACATGAAGGATGTCGTGGTGCAG GAAACCATAGAAGACATTGACAGGAATGGAGACGGTTTTATCGACCTGCAGGAGTACATCG GTGACATGTATACTGCAGACgacaaagaagaagaaccagAGTGGGTGACAACAGAACGTCAGCAGTTTTCTGAGTTCAGAGACAAAAACCACGACGGAAAGATGGACAAAGAGGAAACTCTGGACTGGATTCTTCCATCCGATTATGACCACGCTGAGGCTGAAGCCAAACACCTTCTGCATGAGTCCGACAAAAACCAG GACGGAAAACTCGCCAAAAAGGAAATCCTCGACAAATACGACGTGTTTGTTGGAAGTCAGGTGACGGACTTCGGTGAGGCTTTAATGCGACACGACGAGTTCTAA